From Pantoea sp. Ep11b, the proteins below share one genomic window:
- the bcsA gene encoding UDP-forming cellulose synthase catalytic subunit, with product MSKIGFYLLLLVLAPVAAVIIITPMDSQKQYIFGLISIGMMFLLGFSKSRKITVVMVILSALMSSRYIWWRTTETLHFNSEVEALLGIGLYLAELYVWLILILGFLQTTWPLKRTIEPLPDDITLWPTVDIYVPSYNESLDVVRDTVLAAQCIDYPRDKLKVYLLDDGKRSEFARFAADVGVGYITRDDNKHAKAGNLNHAMKITKGELICIFDCDHVATRTFLQATVGPFLKDPKLALLQTPHYFYSPDPFERNLRAARSIPNEGALFYGPVQQGNDNWNATFFCGSCAVIRRSALEEIGGFAVETVTEDAHTALKMQRLGWGSAFLSIPLAAGLATERLGLHIIQRTRWARGMTQIFRVDNPLFGRGLKWQQRLCYLNAMLHFQFGLPRVAFLTAPLAYLLFNLNIIHSSASLIFAYVLPHLVMSLYVNSRMNGRFRYTFWGEIYETVMCFHLVIPTLLTLLSPKHGKFNVTDKGGVLDQGFFDFHIVRPHVIVALLLSIGIVAGIVRATMHDYFGVDPYVIALNVGWAIFSLIILMAAIAVARETKQVRKTIRVEVQIPAIIHYASGISSRTLTSNLSMGGAQLDAPDSRHESDEIEEIDLLLKSGAITIPVSKISGDRESIRLRFEAMPLARRRELVRVVLARADAWIQPEYKQDNPLISLGTIIRTVFELFWLTWKGRHDKRKKVDPVAAAAKEDGAA from the coding sequence ATGAGTAAAATCGGGTTTTACCTGCTGCTGCTGGTGCTTGCACCTGTCGCTGCGGTGATCATCATTACGCCAATGGATAGCCAGAAACAGTATATTTTTGGCCTGATCAGTATTGGCATGATGTTTTTATTGGGCTTCAGCAAGAGCCGAAAAATAACGGTGGTGATGGTTATTCTCTCCGCCTTAATGTCCAGCCGCTATATCTGGTGGCGGACAACGGAGACGCTGCATTTTAATTCCGAGGTCGAAGCACTCCTGGGAATCGGCTTATATCTGGCGGAACTTTACGTCTGGCTGATCTTAATTCTCGGCTTCCTGCAGACCACCTGGCCATTAAAACGCACCATCGAACCCTTACCCGATGACATCACGCTGTGGCCGACGGTCGATATTTATGTGCCCTCTTATAACGAAAGTCTGGATGTGGTACGCGACACCGTGCTGGCGGCGCAGTGTATTGATTATCCGCGTGACAAACTGAAAGTCTATCTGCTGGATGATGGCAAGCGCAGCGAATTTGCCCGCTTCGCGGCGGATGTCGGGGTCGGCTACATCACCCGCGACGATAATAAACACGCCAAGGCCGGCAACCTCAACCATGCGATGAAGATCACCAAAGGTGAGCTGATCTGCATCTTTGACTGCGACCACGTCGCGACCCGTACTTTCCTGCAGGCGACGGTCGGGCCGTTCCTGAAAGATCCGAAGCTGGCGCTGCTGCAGACGCCGCACTACTTCTATTCGCCCGATCCCTTTGAGCGCAACCTGCGCGCGGCGCGCAGCATTCCGAATGAGGGCGCGCTGTTCTATGGTCCGGTGCAGCAGGGCAATGATAACTGGAACGCCACCTTCTTCTGCGGCTCCTGTGCGGTCATCCGCCGTTCAGCACTGGAGGAGATTGGCGGCTTTGCGGTCGAAACCGTCACCGAAGATGCGCACACCGCCCTGAAAATGCAGCGCCTGGGCTGGGGCTCCGCCTTTTTATCGATCCCACTGGCGGCCGGTCTGGCGACCGAGCGTCTCGGCCTGCATATCATCCAGCGTACCCGCTGGGCGCGCGGCATGACGCAGATTTTCCGCGTCGATAACCCGCTGTTTGGCCGGGGTCTGAAGTGGCAGCAGCGTCTCTGCTATCTCAACGCCATGCTGCACTTCCAGTTCGGCCTGCCGCGCGTCGCCTTCCTGACGGCGCCGCTGGCTTACCTGCTGTTTAACCTGAATATTATTCACTCCTCGGCGTCGCTGATCTTTGCCTATGTGCTGCCGCACCTGGTGATGTCGCTCTACGTGAACTCCCGTATGAATGGCCGTTTCCGTTACACCTTCTGGGGGGAGATCTATGAGACGGTGATGTGCTTCCATCTGGTGATCCCGACTCTGCTGACCCTGCTGTCGCCGAAACATGGCAAGTTCAACGTGACGGACAAAGGCGGCGTGCTGGACCAGGGCTTCTTCGATTTCCACATCGTGCGTCCGCACGTCATTGTGGCGCTGCTGCTGAGCATCGGGATCGTGGCGGGCATCGTCCGTGCCACGATGCATGACTATTTTGGCGTCGATCCTTATGTTATTGCGCTCAACGTCGGCTGGGCGATCTTCAGCCTGATTATCCTGATGGCGGCCATTGCCGTGGCCCGCGAAACCAAGCAGGTGCGTAAAACCATCCGCGTAGAGGTGCAGATCCCGGCGATTATCCATTACGCCAGCGGCATCTCATCACGCACCCTGACCAGCAACCTTTCGATGGGGGGCGCGCAGCTCGATGCACCGGACAGCCGCCATGAGTCGGACGAGATTGAAGAGATTGATCTGCTGCTGAAATCTGGCGCGATCACCATTCCGGTCAGCAAGATCTCCGGCGATCGCGAGAGCATCCGCCTGCGCTTCGAGGCGATGCCGCTGGCGCGCCGTCGTGAGCTGGTGCGGGTGGTGCTGGCGCGCGCCGATGCCTGGATCCAGCCGGAGTATAAGCAGGATAACCCGCTGATTTCGCTGGGCACCATTATCCGTACCGTATTTGAGCTGTTCTGGCTGACCTGGAAGGGCCGCCACGATAAACGTAAAAAAGTCGACCCGGTTGCCGCGGCGGCGAAAGAGGATGGCGCGGCATGA